In Marinibacterium anthonyi, the DNA window ACCGGCCACGTCCTCGTTCGACCGTGCCTCGGCCCAGATTCCCTGCGCCACCGAGGTCAGCCGCGCCAACGCCTTGGCCAGGTCCGCCGGCACCTTGGTGGCCCTGTCGTAGCCGCGCCGGATCTCGCGCACCTGGGCTTGACCCACGGCATCCACGGGGTCCGCCGCCGCCAGCCAGTCACCGACCCGCGGGTCGCAGCGGCGGGCGTGCAGGACCGACTCGATGGCGGCCATTTCCTCGCCCCGCTGTTCGGCGGCGCCGCGCGGCATCACCGTTTCCTGGTCCCAGCTCAGCCGCATGGCGATCAGTTTCAGCGCTTCGGTCTCGCGCGCAAAGGCCATCAGGTCGTCATAGGCGGTCATGCGCGGCCCTCCTTCAGGGATGTGGCGATGGGGTACAGCGACAGGAACCGGGCGCGCAGGATCGCGGTGAACAGCGCCACGGCCCCCAATTGGTGCACGATGGCGATATGGGCCGGCGCGCCGTAAAGAACGGTCATGATGCCCAGGACCACCTGCAGGGCCAGCACGGCCGCCATCACGTTGAACGCGCCGCGGGTGCGCGGATGGGCGCTGCGCCGGCCGCGCAGCCAGACGACGACGCCGAAAGCCGCGACAAGGTAGCCGACGATGCGGTGGATGAACTGCACCAGGCCCGGGCTTTCGAAGAAGTTGCGCCAGAACGGATCGGCGAAGAAGGCATTGGGCGGGAAGATCTGTCCGCCCATCAGCGGCCAGTCGGTATAGGACCGGCCCGCGTCGATGCCGGCCACCAGCGCGCCGATCAGGATCTGCAGGAACGCCAGGTGCAGAAGCCCCGTGGACATGCCGTACAGCTTGCGTTCGCCGGCCCTGTGGGCCTGCATCAGGTCACGTTCGGTGCGGCCCAGTTTCATCACGAACCAGGCGATGGTGCCCAGGATGACGAAGGCCAGCCCCAGGTGCAGCGCCAGGCGGTAGCTGGCGACGTCAGTCATGCCTTCGCCCTGGGTCACGCCCGAAGACACCATCCACCAGCCCAGACCGCCCTGCAGCCCGCCAAGCGCGCCGGGGATGACCAGCCGGCCTTTCCAGCCGGTGGGGATCTTGCCCAGCACCAGGAACCCCAGGTAGCCCAGGGCCCAGACCAGCCCGATGGCGCGGCCCAACTGGCGGTGGGACCATTCCCACCAGAAGATCTGTTTGAAATCGGGCAGTTCCATCCACTGGTTCTGGATCCGGAATTCGTCGATCTGCTGGTAGCGGTCGAATTCGGCCTGCCAGTCGGCGTCGTTCATCGGCGGCAGCGCGCCGGAAATCGGCGCCCATTCCGTGATCGACAGGCCGCTGTCCGTCAGCCGGGTCAACCCGCCGACACAGATCATCGCCACGACCATGACGAACAGCAGCATCAGCCAGACACGTATGGCGCCGCGCGCGCCGCCCCGGCCGCGGTCGATGCCGCCCGGGGCGCTGGCCGGCTTGCTCGGACCCTCGGCTCCGACGTCCTCGAAGATGCTGCGTTGTCCGGTCATGTCACAACCCTTCTTTCATGGCCTTCTTTCATGGCCTTCTTTCATGGCCCATTTTCACGGCCTGCTGTCATGGCCCGCGTTCCTGGCCTGCATTCCTGGCGGCGACCCTAGGGTGCCTGCGCGAGGACGTCCAGCCGACGCCGGACGACCCTAGTCGCCGCGTTCCTTCCAGCGGACCATCTGCCGCATGATCCCGTGCAGCATCTGCACGTCCGACCGCGTCAGGCGCATCCGGCTCCACAGGTTGCGCAGCACGATCTTCATGCCCTCGGCCTTCTCGGGCGGGAAATAGAACCCCGCCTGGTCCAGCCGGTCCTCGTAATGTTCGGCGAGCTTGTCGATCTCGATCGCGGTGGCCCAGTCGGCGCCGGCCATCTCGATGCGCTCGTGGTCGATCTCGGACGAGGCGCGGCGCCATTCATAGGCCGTCAGAAGCACGCATTGCGCCAGGTTGAGCGACGCGAAGTCCGGGTTCACCGGGACCGAGATGATCGCATTGGCCCGCGCGATGTCGTCGTTTTCCAGCCCGGCGCGTTCGGGGCCGAACAGAACGGCGACCCGTTCTCCGGCGGCGATCTTCTCGGCCGCCATGGACATGGCGCGTTCCGGGCTGACCACCGGCTTGGTCAATCCGCGCGACCGGGCGGTGGTGGCGAAGACATAGGCGCAATCGCCCACCGCGTCGGCCGTGGTGTCATAGACCCGCGCATCGTCCAGCAGGCGTCCCGCGCCGCTGGACATGGCGATGGCGGCCGGGTTGGGCCAGCCGTCGCGGGGCGCGACAAGGCGCATCCGGTCCAGGCCAAAGTTCCACATGGCGCGCGACGCCGCCCCGATGTTCTCGCCCATCTGGGGGCGGACAAGGACGAAGGCTGGCTGTGGCATCTCTGAGG includes these proteins:
- a CDS encoding putative tRNA/rRNA methyltransferase, translating into MPSEMPQPAFVLVRPQMGENIGAASRAMWNFGLDRMRLVAPRDGWPNPAAIAMSSGAGRLLDDARVYDTTADAVGDCAYVFATTARSRGLTKPVVSPERAMSMAAEKIAAGERVAVLFGPERAGLENDDIARANAIISVPVNPDFASLNLAQCVLLTAYEWRRASSEIDHERIEMAGADWATAIEIDKLAEHYEDRLDQAGFYFPPEKAEGMKIVLRNLWSRMRLTRSDVQMLHGIMRQMVRWKERGD
- the ctaA gene encoding Heme A synthase, which gives rise to MTGQRSIFEDVGAEGPSKPASAPGGIDRGRGGARGAIRVWLMLLFVMVVAMICVGGLTRLTDSGLSITEWAPISGALPPMNDADWQAEFDRYQQIDEFRIQNQWMELPDFKQIFWWEWSHRQLGRAIGLVWALGYLGFLVLGKIPTGWKGRLVIPGALGGLQGGLGWWMVSSGVTQGEGMTDVASYRLALHLGLAFVILGTIAWFVMKLGRTERDLMQAHRAGERKLYGMSTGLLHLAFLQILIGALVAGIDAGRSYTDWPLMGGQIFPPNAFFADPFWRNFFESPGLVQFIHRIVGYLVAAFGVVVWLRGRRSAHPRTRGAFNVMAAVLALQVVLGIMTVLYGAPAHIAIVHQLGAVALFTAILRARFLSLYPIATSLKEGRA